AAGGTACCACCGCTTCGCCCAACCAACCGCCCGGAATCCATCCGGCCACGGCCATGCCTTAATTATGATGACGACGGCAACGAGTTAAACCCGGATCTCGTCCCGAAACCAGGCCTGTGCCTGGCCTGCATCCATGACGAGCCGGAGGATGAACTGGACGAGATCGTCTGCGTCCTTGCTCGATTTGATCAGGAAAAAGGAAAGGATTTCGTTTGTCTCGGCTTCCAGCCGCGGAGACCGGTTTCTTTTCAGGAAGAAACGACTTGGTCTTGATTTCAGCCACGAGCTCTCATGAATGTCCGAGAGATCCTTCCCTACTTGAATCCGACGGTTGGGTCCTGGTTAGAACCAAAGGTAGCCATCGACAATTCAAGCATAGTACCAAAAGTGGGACGGTCACTGTTGCCGGCAAACCCGGCGAGGATATTCCCCGTGGCACATTAAACAGCATTCTAAAACAAGCCGGCCTCAAAACCGAAGATTAACACATGCGTTACGCCATCGTCATTGAAAAGGGGGATACCAGTTATGGCGCCTATGTGCCCGATTTGCCTGGCTGTGTAGCCGTGGGAGTGTCGGAAGAGGAAGTGCGTCAACTCATTCAAGACGCAATTGCGTTTCATATCGAAGGTATGCTAGAAAGTGGCGAGGTCATCCCGACGCCCCATTCCCAGGTTGATTACGTGCAAGTCAAGATAGCCGCGTGACTACTTGATGATCAGCTGAACCCGTGGCCGCAATGACTCCTCGCACCTTCCTGCCTATCTTCGTACTTATCGCGGTGTGCGGCTGCGCCTCGGAATCGGACCCTGCCCCGGAGGCCCCCACCCTCGTCTGGAGCGACGAGTTCGACACCCCGGGCTTGCCCGACGCCTCCAAATGGAGCTACGATGTCGGCGACCACGGCTGGGGCAACCAGGAGCTGCAGAACTACCTGGCCGACAACTCGGAAACCGCCCGTGTCGAAGACGGGCAGCTGATCATCACGGCTTCGCTCGATGCCTCGGGCGCGGAGAAGGAGTACCGCTCGGCCCGGATGGTGACCAAAAACAAGGGGGATTGGACCTACGGCCGCGTCGAAGTCCGCGCACAGCTGCCCCGGGGCCGCGGCACCTGGCCCGCGATCTGGATGCTGCCCACCACCAACGCCTATGGCGGATGGCCCAACAGCGGCGAGATCGACATCATGGAGCACGTCGGCTTCGACCCCACCAACGTCCACGGCACTGTACATACCCAGTCGTTTAACCACATGACAGGGACACAAAAAGGCAACGCTCGCCTCGTCCCCTCCGCACTGGACTCGCTCCACATCTACGCCATCGA
This portion of the Rhodothermales bacterium genome encodes:
- a CDS encoding type II toxin-antitoxin system HicA family toxin, with amino-acid sequence MISATSSHECPRDPSLLESDGWVLVRTKGSHRQFKHSTKSGTVTVAGKPGEDIPRGTLNSILKQAGLKTED
- a CDS encoding glycoside hydrolase family 16 protein, producing the protein MTPRTFLPIFVLIAVCGCASESDPAPEAPTLVWSDEFDTPGLPDASKWSYDVGDHGWGNQELQNYLADNSETARVEDGQLIITASLDASGAEKEYRSARMVTKNKGDWTYGRVEVRAQLPRGRGTWPAIWMLPTTNAYGGWPNSGEIDIMEHVGFDPTNVHGTVHTQSFNHMTGTQKGNARLVPSALDSLHIYAIEWYEDRIDFFIDDAPYFTFTNTGNGPADWPFDQPFHLVLNIAVGGAWGGQQGVDDSVFPQELRVDYVRIYGLAISE
- a CDS encoding type II toxin-antitoxin system HicB family antitoxin gives rise to the protein MRYAIVIEKGDTSYGAYVPDLPGCVAVGVSEEEVRQLIQDAIAFHIEGMLESGEVIPTPHSQVDYVQVKIAA